The Elusimicrobiota bacterium nucleotide sequence ACGATTTTGCGAAGCTCGGCCGGCCCATAAAACCCGAGTTGCGCCACGATGCCGAAGCGGTCACGAAGGGGGCCCGTCAACAGGCCGGAGCGCGTGGTGGCGCCCACGAGGGTGAACCGAGGCACGGCCAATTTCAAGGTCGAGGACGCGGGACCTTTTCCCGTCGAGATGAAGAAGGTGTAGTCCTCCATCACCGGATACAGGGCCTCCTCGACGACCGCGTTGAGCCGGTGGATCTCGTCGATGAAGAAGACGTCGCCCTCGGAGATGTCGGTGAGCAGCGCCGCCAGGTCGCCCACGCGCACGAGGATCGGGCCCGACGCGGTGCGCAGGTTGACGCCCATCTCGCGGGCGAGGATGTTGGCGAGCGTGGTCTTCCCGAGTCCGGGGGGCGCGTAGAACAGGCAGTGGTCGAGCGGCTCGCCGCGCTGCTTGGCGGCCTTGATGAAGATCTTGAGGTTCTCCTTCAGCGAGTCCTGGCCGATGAACTCCTCGAGCGTTTTGGGACGCAGGGCGCGGTCGGCCGTCTCCTCGGCGGGCAGGACGGCGGGATTCAGGAGCTCGTCGGGTTTTGCCATGTCAGAGCCTCTTCAGCGCCTGGCGCACGAGCTGCTCGGTGGGCACGTCCTTGCCCCCGTGCTCCTCGGCCAGCGCCTGCAGCGCGACGCGCGCGTCGGCGAACTTGTAGCCCAGCGCCTCGAGCGCGTTGAGCGCCTGGCTCCAGGAGCCGGTGGACGGCATCGAGGCGCCGGAGGGGCTCAGATGCGGCGCCCCGGCGACGCGGACCTCGTCGATCTTGCCCTTGAGGGCGTCGACGATCTTCGTCGCGGTCTTCTTCGTGAAGCCGAACACGGCGCACAACAGCTTCTCGTCGCGGTCCAGCACGGCGCGGCGGAAGTCGGGCAGGGACTTCGAGGCCTTGTCCAGGTATTCGAGCGCCTTCTTGGCGCCGGTGCCGGGGATCTCGTCGCGGAACGCGCAGAACATCGCCTTCTCCGGCGCGGAGAGGAAGCCGTACAGGGTCTCGCCGCCGCCGTACATCGCGTACGAGGAGACGATGAAGAGCAGGGCCTCGCCGCCGGGAGCGGGGAGCCGCGACGCAGTCGCCGAGGTGACGTTGATCTCGTGGCCGACGCCGCCGACCTCGAGCACGACGGACTCGAGGTCCTTGGTCAGCACCGTCCCGCGCAGGGAGGCGATCATCGCTTCGCGCCCCACGAGTCGAGCACGCGCAGGCCCTTGCCGCGTCCGGCGCGCAGGTGGCACAGCGCGATCGCCGCCGCGTCGGCCACGTCGTTGGGGCGCAGCTTGTCGGCGAGGCCCAGGGCCTTCTGCACGACGGCCTGCATCTGCGCCTTCTCCGCGCGCCCCGAGCCGGTCAGGGACAGCTTCACGGTCTTCGGGTTGTACTCCGTCACGCCGTGCCCCGCCTGCGCCAGCGCCAGCAGGGCGACGCCGCGGGCCTGCAAGGTCGCGCGGACGGTGTGGGCGATGGTGGTGAAGAACATCTCCTCGATCGCGCACGACTCGATCGCATGTCCCTTGAGCACGACCGCGAGCTCCGCATGGATCGCCTTGAGCCGCAGAGGCAGGGCGTCGCCGGGCAAGGTCCTGATCACGCCCGAGGCGACGAGGCGGGGGGAGGAGGGCGCGCCGTCCAGGACGGCCCAGCCCGTCTCGTGCAGCCCGGGGTCGATGCCCAGGATCAACGAGCACCTCGAAGGCATCGACCTTCTTTCATAAACGCCCTCAAGCCGCCATCTTCTCCATCACGGCGTCGGAGATGTCGAAGTTGGCGTAGACGTTCTTGACGTCGTCGAGCGCCTCGAGCAGCTCGATGAGCTTGAGCACCTGCGGCGCGTGCTTCTCGTCGACGGCGACGAGGTTGTCGGGGATCATCGTGACCTCGGCGGAGACGGGCGTGATCTTCTGCGCGACGAGGCCGTCCTTGACCTTGACGAGGTCGTTGGGGGCGGTGTAGATCTCGAAGATGTCGCCGTCCACCTTGAAGTCCTCCGCGCCCAGGTCGAGAGCCAGGCCCATCACGCCGTCCTCGGTGAGCGCGCCTTCCTGCTTGACCGTGATCAGGCCCTTGGACTTGAACATCCAGGCGACCGCGTTCGGCGCGGCGAGGGCGCCGCCGTTCTTGGCGATGATGGTGTGCAGGTCGGTGCGAGTGCGGTTGCGGCTGTCGGAGGTGCACTCGATGAGCAGGGCCACGCCGCCGGGGGCGTAGCCCTCGTAGGTCAGCTCCTCGAAGGCCGCGCCCTCGAGCTCGCCGGTGCCGCGCATGATGGCGCGCTTGATCGTGTCGTTGGGCATCTGCACCGCGCGGGCGTCCTCGATCGTCTTGCGCAGGCGGGGGTTGGCGGTAGGGTCGCCGCCTCCGAGCTTCGCCGCGATCGACAACTCTCGGGACAGCTTCGTCCAGGCCTTGCCGCGCTTGGCGTCGGCCGCGCCCTTCTTGTGCTTGATGTTCGCCCAGTGTGAATGCCCGCCCATGGTGATTCCTCCCTGGAAACCTGACTAAATGATACCAAAAACTCGACGACAGGCTATCCTCGAGGATAGTCCGAGATCCGTTTAATTCCTCTAGGTCCTCGGGCCCAACAAATAAGGGGTCCCCGGCCCCCTGTGGGAATACGGCAATAACCCCATAATCAGGGGATGAGCAAGCCGAGCCGCGCGATCGCGTCGTTGCTGGCCCTGGCCATGGCCGCCCTCTCGGGCGGTCCGGTCTGGGCGCAGACCGCGCGCGTGACGGTCGGGACCCCGGCCGGGACGGCCGGCGTGCCCGTGCTGCCGCAGACCGGGCTCGGCGCGCCGGCCTTCACGAACGCTCCGTCCCTCGCGCCCTCTCTCTCCGGCCTGACGCCCCTGCCGGCGCCTTCCGCCGCGCCGATCGCGCCGACGCCGGTCGCGGCCGCGGCGAAGCCGGCGGCCGTCGCCCCGCTCTCCGCGGCCAAGCCGGTCGCCGCCGCGCGGCCCGTCATCGCGGCCCCGAAAAGCTCTTACGCGGCGCTGCGCGCGATGCAGCTTCCCGCCGCCTCGGAGGGCGGGGAGAAGAAGAGCTCCGAGCAGTCCTCCGCCGAGGCCCGCAAGAGCTTCGACGGCCAGGACGTCGCCGCCGCGCTCGAGCCCGTCGAGGCCAAGCCCGGCCGCGTGCGCTCCCTGCTCAAGAGGTCCGGGACCGCGCTCAAGGGCTTCGGCGCGGACGCCAGAGGCATGGCGACGGGCGACCGCGAGCTCGAGCCGCTGCTCGGCGACGCGAAGCCCTCGATGCGCAAGGCGCAGCTCCTGCTGGTCTTCGACGCGGTGCTCTCGATCGGGATGGCCTTCATCATCGGTCCCCTGCTCGACACCGCCGCGATCGCGGCCAAGACCGGCCTCGCCGCCCACATGGTCCCGCTCGCGGTCCTCTCCGGCGCCTTGATCCTGTCCTCGCTGGCCTACGCCTGGGTCGAGCGCGGCCACGCCGTGCAGTCCCGCCTCGCCGGACTGCGCTCGACGCGCGAGTACCGCGCCGCGCTGCAGCGCAGCCTGCTCGAGCAGGAGATGGACTTCCACCTGGCGCAGGGCTCGGGCAAGCTCGCCGGGCGCCTGCTCAACGACCCGAACTACCTCTCCAACAAGAACGTCGACACGCGGCTGTCCCTGCTCCACTACGCCCTGCACTTCACCTTCGGCGTGGGCATGATGCTGTACACGAGCCCCGCGCTGAGCCTCGCCGCCTTCGCGGTGATCCCCGCGCTCGGCTGGCTGTCGAGCCGCTTCGGCGACAAGATCGGAGAGGTCGGCAAGAAGGCCCTCGAGCAGAAGGCCGACATGCTCAAGCAGTCCCAGGAGAGCATCCAGCAGGCCGAGACGGTCAAGACCTTCGGCGCCCGGGAGCAGGAGCTGGCGCGCTACGGCAAGATGGCCGACGGCGCCGCCGAGCTGGGGATCCAGGAGGCCCGCCTGACCGCCAAGTACGGCCTGATCACCGGCGGCCTCACCGAGTTCTTCACCAAGCACCTGATCTACATCCTCGGCGGCGTGGCGCTCGCCGCGGCGTGGGGCCTGACCTTCGGCCAGATCGCCCAGCTCGCGCTGTTCGCGGGCTTCGCCAAGTACGCGTTCACGGGGCTCACCAGCCTGTACCTGCGCTACAAGCGCAACGCGAAGGCGTCCGAGTCGGTGCGCGAGCTGCTGATGCGCCGGCCGGCGATCACGGACGCCGCCGACGCCGTCGACCTGCCGCGCGGGACCGGCGCGGTCTCCTTCCGCGGCGTCCGCTTCGCCTATCCCTCGCGCCAGGCCGAGGCGGTGCTCAAGAACGTCGATTTCGACATAAAGGCAGGCGAAAGCGTAGCTTTCGTCGGCGAGACCGGCTCGGGAAAGAGCACCATCACGCGCCTCCTGCTCCGGATGTGGGACGCGAACGAGGGGACCATCTCCGTCGACGGCCGGGACATCAAGGGCGTGACCCGCAAGAGCCTGCTGTCGCGCTTCGCCGTCGTTCCTCAAGAGACGCGCCTGTTCAACGGGACCTTGCGCGAGAACATGCTCTACGGCGCCGAGGACGCGACGCCGGAGCGCCTGGAGGCCGCGATCCGCAAGGCCGGGGCGACCTTCGCCCTCGACGCGGCGCGCTTCCCGCAGGGGCTCGACACGCCCGTGGCCGAGGGCGGCGGGCGCCTGTCCGGCGGCGAGCGCCAGCGCGTGGCCATCGTCCGCGCCATCCTGCGCGACCCGTCCATCCTGATCCTCGACGAGGCCACCTCCGCGCTCGACAACAAGACTGAGCGCGAGGTGCAGCAGGCCCTCGACTCGATGACCTCCGGCGAGGGAGGCCGCAAGCCCACGACCATCGTCATCGCCCACCGCCTGAGCACGATCCGCCGCGCCGACGCGATCCACGTCCTCGAGAAGGGGA carries:
- the ruvB gene encoding Holliday junction branch migration DNA helicase RuvB; amino-acid sequence: MAKPDELLNPAVLPAEETADRALRPKTLEEFIGQDSLKENLKIFIKAAKQRGEPLDHCLFYAPPGLGKTTLANILAREMGVNLRTASGPILVRVGDLAALLTDISEGDVFFIDEIHRLNAVVEEALYPVMEDYTFFISTGKGPASSTLKLAVPRFTLVGATTRSGLLTGPLRDRFGIVAQLGFYGPAELRKIVLRSSRLLNIKTDEVGADEIARRCRGTPRIANRLLRRVRDFAQVDGGGKIDGEVARHALSKLEVDAEGLDPMDRRLLRAVIEKFDGGPVGVENLAIAVSEELDTVTDVVEPFLIQAGFLARTPRGRTATPKAYAHLGLKAPRRALDLL
- a CDS encoding Holliday junction branch migration protein RuvA; this translates as MIASLRGTVLTKDLESVVLEVGGVGHEINVTSATASRLPAPGGEALLFIVSSYAMYGGGETLYGFLSAPEKAMFCAFRDEIPGTGAKKALEYLDKASKSLPDFRRAVLDRDEKLLCAVFGFTKKTATKIVDALKGKIDEVRVAGAPHLSPSGASMPSTGSWSQALNALEALGYKFADARVALQALAEEHGGKDVPTEQLVRQALKRL
- the ruvC gene encoding crossover junction endodeoxyribonuclease RuvC, whose amino-acid sequence is MPSRCSLILGIDPGLHETGWAVLDGAPSSPRLVASGVIRTLPGDALPLRLKAIHAELAVVLKGHAIESCAIEEMFFTTIAHTVRATLQARGVALLALAQAGHGVTEYNPKTVKLSLTGSGRAEKAQMQAVVQKALGLADKLRPNDVADAAAIALCHLRAGRGKGLRVLDSWGAKR
- a CDS encoding YebC/PmpR family DNA-binding transcriptional regulator, coding for MGGHSHWANIKHKKGAADAKRGKAWTKLSRELSIAAKLGGGDPTANPRLRKTIEDARAVQMPNDTIKRAIMRGTGELEGAAFEELTYEGYAPGGVALLIECTSDSRNRTRTDLHTIIAKNGGALAAPNAVAWMFKSKGLITVKQEGALTEDGVMGLALDLGAEDFKVDGDIFEIYTAPNDLVKVKDGLVAQKITPVSAEVTMIPDNLVAVDEKHAPQVLKLIELLEALDDVKNVYANFDISDAVMEKMAA
- a CDS encoding ABC transporter ATP-binding protein → MSKPSRAIASLLALAMAALSGGPVWAQTARVTVGTPAGTAGVPVLPQTGLGAPAFTNAPSLAPSLSGLTPLPAPSAAPIAPTPVAAAAKPAAVAPLSAAKPVAAARPVIAAPKSSYAALRAMQLPAASEGGEKKSSEQSSAEARKSFDGQDVAAALEPVEAKPGRVRSLLKRSGTALKGFGADARGMATGDRELEPLLGDAKPSMRKAQLLLVFDAVLSIGMAFIIGPLLDTAAIAAKTGLAAHMVPLAVLSGALILSSLAYAWVERGHAVQSRLAGLRSTREYRAALQRSLLEQEMDFHLAQGSGKLAGRLLNDPNYLSNKNVDTRLSLLHYALHFTFGVGMMLYTSPALSLAAFAVIPALGWLSSRFGDKIGEVGKKALEQKADMLKQSQESIQQAETVKTFGAREQELARYGKMADGAAELGIQEARLTAKYGLITGGLTEFFTKHLIYILGGVALAAAWGLTFGQIAQLALFAGFAKYAFTGLTSLYLRYKRNAKASESVRELLMRRPAITDAADAVDLPRGTGAVSFRGVRFAYPSRQAEAVLKNVDFDIKAGESVAFVGETGSGKSTITRLLLRMWDANEGTISVDGRDIKGVTRKSLLSRFAVVPQETRLFNGTLRENMLYGAEDATPERLEAAIRKAGATFALDAARFPQGLDTPVAEGGGRLSGGERQRVAIVRAILRDPSILILDEATSALDNKTEREVQQALDSMTSGEGGRKPTTIVIAHRLSTIRRADAIHVLEKGNIVESGSHDELIALGGRYARLWKEGGYGSVDSAVAETDPPAAANENAGPGAAATASESEAAPKRSIFTKIRAGMAEIGEYVRGDAEVRPFLPRKALAGLAALLLTEYSLWIGGSHYLGRFLDGAASVVGAGGIGAGLWPLAALSVGALVLAIGVQYLYAVKQGVLRARALASVRKTLMGRLHGKGMDFHLKNDSAGLASRLSEDADALLKKNLDSRVPVAANIVSLALATGLLLAANPVAGAVVFVMLPILGVINGWFGQKREALYATFSLRRADLGRQGQEPLELIQTVKTFAGEAKENEKYRAKAQALVEIGEEDARVGGTAHMLSSALTDFFTKQLIYIVGAWAVAASMGLSIGAIVVMTFYAAAIKSAFDGLSSRWLEYKTARGETGVVREWLAEKPSADAGTPLPAGGGAISFEGVSFRYAADGQGGIEGLSLTIKPGETVAFVGESGSGKSTLLKLLQNLWTPQSGRITIDGADVSKAGEGPLSEAIAKVPQETRLFDDSLRYNLTYGSPNATDAELAAAVAAAKAGFVDDAAAFPAGLDTRVGEGGATLSGGQRQRVAIVRALLKKPRVLLLDEATSALDKKTEREIQETLDHLASGASGSKPTTLVVAHNLTTISGADRIVVLAAGKIVEVGSHAELLAKGGVYARLWQSQSASR